The Triticum dicoccoides isolate Atlit2015 ecotype Zavitan chromosome 6A, WEW_v2.0, whole genome shotgun sequence genome has a window encoding:
- the LOC119315847 gene encoding exosome complex component RRP45A-like isoform X1 produces MMDPRWRPTVNEREFIEQALQSDLRVDGRRPFDFRKLKIAFGREDGSAEVELGETRVMGYVTAQLVQPYKDRPNEGTLAIFTEFSPMADPAFEPGRPGEAAIELGRVIDRGLRESRAVDMESLCVVAGKHVWSVRVDLHILDNEGNLIDAANIAALAALSTFRRPECTVGGDDGQQVTVHDSEVRDPLPLTIHHLPIAVTFAYFGDGNIMVIDPTYKEEAVMGGRMTATINSNGDVCAIQKAGGEGVMSSVIMQCLRIASVKAADITSKIKREVDDYTTEKALQKVKRTPALVAKKVNVPDVTMEESTHSALENQASKAPNDGQQIIKGDDDHQNIKRIPPLTVDRTVKHKQTSTFVGGPSNWDPYSKGVSLSSLRISQFPDPPAIPNDGKHEDTKPMLTESNPEVKSVLNSGTAGESDEVKESRSPKSLIDAVKPKHRRKKKQHGNS; encoded by the exons ATGATGGATCCGCGGTGGCGCCCGACGGTGAACGAGCGGGAGTTCATCGAGCAAGCCCTCCAGTCGGACCTCCGCGTCGACGGCCGCCGCCCCTTCGATTTCCGCAAGCTCAAAATCGCATTCGGAAG GGAGGATGGCTCGGCGGAGGTGGAGCTCGGCGAAACGCGTGTGATGGGTTATGTGACTGCCCAATTGGTCCAGCCGTACAAGGACAGGCCTAACGAGGGCACGCTGGCCATATTCACCGAGTTCTCGCCCATGGCTGACCCTGCCTTTGAGCCAGGGCGACCTGGGGAAGCAGCGATTGAGTTGGGCCGCGTCATTGATCGTGGCCTAAG GGAGAGCAGAGCCGTGGATATGGAATCCTTGTGTGTTGTTGCAGGGAAGCATGTCTGGTCGGTGCGTGTTGACCTTCACATTTTGGACAATGAGGG GAATCTCATTGATGCAGCTAACATCGCTGCATTGGCAGCTTTGTCTACATTCCGGAGGCCTGAATGTACGGTTGGTGGGGATGATGGTCAGCAAGTTACAGTACATGACTCTGAG GTCAGGGACCCACTTCCCCTAACAATTCATCATCTCCCCATAGCTGTCACCTTTGCATATTTTGGTGACGGTAATATCATG GTTATCGATCCAACGTACAAGGAAGAAGCTGTTATGGGAGGAAGGATGACAGCTACGATTAACTCGAATGGTGATGTCTGTGCCATTCAGaaagctggtggagagggtgtcaTGTCAAGTGTTATCATGCAGTGTTTAAGGATTGCTTCGGTTAAAGCTGCTGATATAACAAGCAAAATAAAGAGAGAG GTCGATGATTACACTACTGAAAAGGCATTGCAGAAAGTAAAGCGTACTCCAGCATTAGTGGCTAAAAAAGTTAACGTTCCTGATGTAACTATGGAGGAGAGCACTCATAGTGCATTGGAAAACCAAGCCTCGAAGGCACCCAATGATGGTCAGCAGATAATCAAaggtgatgatgatcatcaaaataTAAAAAGGATTCCTCCCTTGACTGTGGACCGAACCGTTAAACACAAACAAACATCCACATTCGTTGGTGGCCCATCAAATTG GGATCCATACTCCAAAGGAGTTTCGTTAAGCTCCCTCAGAATCTCTCAGTTTCCTG ATCCGCCAGCTATACCAAATGACGGCAAGCATGAGGATACCAagccaatgttgactgaatctaatCCAGAGGTGAAAAGCGTGTTGAATTCTGGAACGGCTGGAGAGTCAGATGAGGTCAAGGAAAGCAGATCACCGAAGAGTCTAATAGATGCTGTCAAACCAAAACACAGAAGGAAGAAGAAACAACATGGCAATAGTTAG
- the LOC119315847 gene encoding exosome complex component RRP45A-like isoform X2, whose translation MMDPRWRPTVNEREFIEQALQSDLRVDGRRPFDFRKLKIAFGREDGSAEVELGETRVMGYVTAQLVQPYKDRPNEGTLAIFTEFSPMADPAFEPGRPGEAAIELGRVIDRGLRESRAVDMESLCVVAGKHVWSVRVDLHILDNEGNLIDAANIAALAALSTFRRPECTVGGDDGQQVTVHDSEVRDPLPLTIHHLPIAVTFAYFGDGNIMVIDPTYKEEAVMGGRMTATINSNGDVCAIQKAGGEGVMSSVIMQCLRIASVKAADITSKIKREVDDYTTEKALQKVKRTPALVAKKVNVPDVTMEESTHSALENQASKAPNDGQQIIKDPPAIPNDGKHEDTKPMLTESNPEVKSVLNSGTAGESDEVKESRSPKSLIDAVKPKHRRKKKQHGNS comes from the exons ATGATGGATCCGCGGTGGCGCCCGACGGTGAACGAGCGGGAGTTCATCGAGCAAGCCCTCCAGTCGGACCTCCGCGTCGACGGCCGCCGCCCCTTCGATTTCCGCAAGCTCAAAATCGCATTCGGAAG GGAGGATGGCTCGGCGGAGGTGGAGCTCGGCGAAACGCGTGTGATGGGTTATGTGACTGCCCAATTGGTCCAGCCGTACAAGGACAGGCCTAACGAGGGCACGCTGGCCATATTCACCGAGTTCTCGCCCATGGCTGACCCTGCCTTTGAGCCAGGGCGACCTGGGGAAGCAGCGATTGAGTTGGGCCGCGTCATTGATCGTGGCCTAAG GGAGAGCAGAGCCGTGGATATGGAATCCTTGTGTGTTGTTGCAGGGAAGCATGTCTGGTCGGTGCGTGTTGACCTTCACATTTTGGACAATGAGGG GAATCTCATTGATGCAGCTAACATCGCTGCATTGGCAGCTTTGTCTACATTCCGGAGGCCTGAATGTACGGTTGGTGGGGATGATGGTCAGCAAGTTACAGTACATGACTCTGAG GTCAGGGACCCACTTCCCCTAACAATTCATCATCTCCCCATAGCTGTCACCTTTGCATATTTTGGTGACGGTAATATCATG GTTATCGATCCAACGTACAAGGAAGAAGCTGTTATGGGAGGAAGGATGACAGCTACGATTAACTCGAATGGTGATGTCTGTGCCATTCAGaaagctggtggagagggtgtcaTGTCAAGTGTTATCATGCAGTGTTTAAGGATTGCTTCGGTTAAAGCTGCTGATATAACAAGCAAAATAAAGAGAGAG GTCGATGATTACACTACTGAAAAGGCATTGCAGAAAGTAAAGCGTACTCCAGCATTAGTGGCTAAAAAAGTTAACGTTCCTGATGTAACTATGGAGGAGAGCACTCATAGTGCATTGGAAAACCAAGCCTCGAAGGCACCCAATGATGGTCAGCAGATAATCAAag ATCCGCCAGCTATACCAAATGACGGCAAGCATGAGGATACCAagccaatgttgactgaatctaatCCAGAGGTGAAAAGCGTGTTGAATTCTGGAACGGCTGGAGAGTCAGATGAGGTCAAGGAAAGCAGATCACCGAAGAGTCTAATAGATGCTGTCAAACCAAAACACAGAAGGAAGAAGAAACAACATGGCAATAGTTAG
- the LOC119315847 gene encoding exosome complex component RRP45A-like isoform X3, with the protein MMDPRWRPTVNEREFIEQALQSDLRVDGRRPFDFRKLKIAFGREDGSAEVELGETRVMGYVTAQLVQPYKDRPNEGTLAIFTEFSPMADPAFEPGRPGEAAIELGRVIDRGLRESRAVDMESLCVVAGKHVWSVRVDLHILDNEGNLIDAANIAALAALSTFRRPECTVGGDDGQQVTVHDSEVRDPLPLTIHHLPIAVTFAYFGDGNIMVIDPTYKEEAVMGGRMTATINSNGDVCAIQKAGGEGVMSSVIMQCLRIASVKAADITSKIKREVDDYTTEKALQKVKRTPALVAKKVNVPDVTMEESTHSALENQASKAPNDGQQIIKGIHTPKEFR; encoded by the exons ATGATGGATCCGCGGTGGCGCCCGACGGTGAACGAGCGGGAGTTCATCGAGCAAGCCCTCCAGTCGGACCTCCGCGTCGACGGCCGCCGCCCCTTCGATTTCCGCAAGCTCAAAATCGCATTCGGAAG GGAGGATGGCTCGGCGGAGGTGGAGCTCGGCGAAACGCGTGTGATGGGTTATGTGACTGCCCAATTGGTCCAGCCGTACAAGGACAGGCCTAACGAGGGCACGCTGGCCATATTCACCGAGTTCTCGCCCATGGCTGACCCTGCCTTTGAGCCAGGGCGACCTGGGGAAGCAGCGATTGAGTTGGGCCGCGTCATTGATCGTGGCCTAAG GGAGAGCAGAGCCGTGGATATGGAATCCTTGTGTGTTGTTGCAGGGAAGCATGTCTGGTCGGTGCGTGTTGACCTTCACATTTTGGACAATGAGGG GAATCTCATTGATGCAGCTAACATCGCTGCATTGGCAGCTTTGTCTACATTCCGGAGGCCTGAATGTACGGTTGGTGGGGATGATGGTCAGCAAGTTACAGTACATGACTCTGAG GTCAGGGACCCACTTCCCCTAACAATTCATCATCTCCCCATAGCTGTCACCTTTGCATATTTTGGTGACGGTAATATCATG GTTATCGATCCAACGTACAAGGAAGAAGCTGTTATGGGAGGAAGGATGACAGCTACGATTAACTCGAATGGTGATGTCTGTGCCATTCAGaaagctggtggagagggtgtcaTGTCAAGTGTTATCATGCAGTGTTTAAGGATTGCTTCGGTTAAAGCTGCTGATATAACAAGCAAAATAAAGAGAGAG GTCGATGATTACACTACTGAAAAGGCATTGCAGAAAGTAAAGCGTACTCCAGCATTAGTGGCTAAAAAAGTTAACGTTCCTGATGTAACTATGGAGGAGAGCACTCATAGTGCATTGGAAAACCAAGCCTCGAAGGCACCCAATGATGGTCAGCAGATAATCAAag GGATCCATACTCCAAAGGAGTTTCGTTAA